A portion of the Candidatus Nitrosotenuis aquarius genome contains these proteins:
- a CDS encoding TrmB family transcriptional regulator, with translation MSISDNTRKSLEKIGLTSYEIRTYSSLLKGGELTASDLSQKSGVPYSKIYEVLGSLEEKGWIGSDDSRPTKYFAKSPATALEATKQKIESDFKENENVVLRELVPLYEKSGVSERPDIWVLSGIMNIASKILEMVDSCRNEVLIALPKANEMLVKQALPKLRQLHDKGVVITILMSDEMDRESLKALARVSTVKVKKGLFGGGIISDKRYVVILLGPINDASEGEAVAIWADHAGLAVFAREYFEYLLKDAKDVS, from the coding sequence ATGAGTATTTCTGATAATACGCGCAAGTCGCTTGAAAAGATTGGCCTGACAAGCTATGAGATCAGGACGTATTCTTCTTTGCTAAAAGGAGGCGAGCTTACCGCGTCTGATCTGAGTCAAAAGTCGGGCGTGCCATATTCCAAGATTTATGAGGTGCTCGGATCGCTTGAGGAAAAAGGCTGGATCGGCTCTGATGATTCCAGGCCCACAAAATATTTTGCAAAATCCCCAGCAACTGCGCTAGAGGCAACAAAGCAAAAGATAGAATCCGATTTTAAGGAAAATGAAAATGTTGTTTTGCGGGAACTGGTGCCATTATACGAGAAAAGTGGTGTAAGTGAGAGGCCAGACATTTGGGTTTTGTCCGGCATAATGAATATTGCATCAAAAATCCTAGAAATGGTTGATTCGTGCAGAAACGAGGTTCTGATCGCCCTGCCAAAGGCAAACGAGATGCTCGTAAAGCAGGCATTGCCGAAATTGCGCCAGCTGCATGACAAGGGTGTTGTAATTACCATATTGATGTCAGATGAGATGGACCGAGAATCGCTCAAGGCTTTGGCCAGAGTATCCACAGTCAAGGTCAAAAAAGGACTGTTTGGAGGAGGAATAATTTCGGACAAGCGCTATGTAGTGATTTTGCTTGGTCCAATTAATGATGCCTCGGAAGGAGAGGCAGTTGCAATTTGGGCAGACCATGCAGGTTTGGCTGTCTTTGCAAGAGAATACTTTGAATATTTGCTCAAAGATGCAAAGGATGTATCATAA
- the cutA gene encoding divalent-cation tolerance protein CutA, whose amino-acid sequence MKGVVILSTYPNKKSIQKIANKLVRSRLAACVNMTRISSVYSWQGKIENTDEILAVFKTTQKNKSKLKAQIKLTHPYKVPEIAEITLADLNKPYLQWLIDSTG is encoded by the coding sequence ATGAAAGGGGTAGTGATATTATCCACATATCCGAACAAAAAGTCAATTCAAAAAATAGCAAACAAGCTTGTACGATCAAGACTTGCAGCATGCGTAAACATGACTAGGATATCTTCGGTATATTCCTGGCAAGGCAAAATAGAAAACACAGATGAAATCTTGGCAGTATTCAAAACTACACAAAAAAACAAATCAAAGCTAAAAGCACAGATCAAGCTCACGCACCCGTACAAAGTCCCAGAAATTGCAGAAATAACACTAGCTGATCTAAACAAGCCATATCTACAATGGCTGATTGACTCTACTGGCTAG
- a CDS encoding NAD-dependent epimerase/dehydratase family protein has product MKFAVTGGAGFVGSYLVKRLIKENHDVIVIDNLYRGKLENLKEVFDKIQFQKIDIRDFDSMRNIIKNTDGVFHEAALTDVQESFTKQDEYVDVNVKGTENVFKIAREFGTKIIYASSSSVYGNPEKTPIAEDSKRTPINPYGNTKLEDEFLAEKYVENGVSIIGLRYFNIYGKGQTGSYAGVITKFINNLKEKRQPVIFGNGEQKRDFIFVEDVARANIAAMKSNVKNGFFNVGTGMVTSIKQLADQMIELSGLELEPKYEKPLVGDVFTSQADTTLTKKLLNWEYQTELSDGLKIFFSL; this is encoded by the coding sequence GTGAAATTTGCTGTAACCGGTGGGGCTGGTTTTGTTGGAAGCTATTTGGTAAAAAGATTAATCAAAGAAAATCACGATGTGATTGTAATAGATAACCTTTATCGAGGTAAGCTAGAAAATCTAAAAGAAGTTTTTGATAAAATACAATTTCAAAAAATCGATATCAGAGATTTTGATTCTATGAGAAATATCATAAAAAATACAGACGGTGTGTTTCATGAGGCAGCACTTACAGACGTACAAGAGTCATTTACAAAACAAGACGAATATGTAGATGTAAACGTCAAAGGTACTGAAAATGTATTCAAAATAGCAAGGGAATTCGGGACCAAGATAATTTATGCTAGCAGCTCTAGCGTTTATGGTAATCCAGAAAAAACTCCAATCGCCGAAGATAGTAAACGTACCCCGATCAATCCGTATGGTAACACGAAACTAGAGGACGAATTTTTGGCCGAAAAATATGTTGAAAATGGTGTTTCAATAATTGGCCTCAGATACTTTAACATCTATGGAAAAGGCCAGACTGGATCTTATGCAGGAGTAATAACCAAATTCATCAACAATCTAAAAGAAAAAAGGCAGCCAGTGATTTTTGGTAACGGTGAACAAAAAAGGGATTTTATTTTTGTAGAAGACGTTGCAAGAGCAAACATTGCAGCCATGAAGAGTAATGTCAAAAACGGATTTTTCAATGTAGGAACCGGTATGGTCACTTCCATAAAACAGCTGGCAGATCAGATGATTGAGCTTTCTGGATTAGAACTAGAACCAAAATATGAGAAACCATTAGTTGGAGATGTATTCACTAGTCAAGCCGACACAACTCTAACAAAAAAACTACTCAATTGGGAGTATCAAACCGAACTAAGCGATGGCTTGAAAATATTTTTCTCATTGTGA
- a CDS encoding site-2 protease family protein — translation MAWGIILGLTKALKLEKHGFEVKPYSLTYKNTQVQVALTKMLGRTRRGIRVFADVSVVAGFIMMGFGFWFLIDNVTKFFDKPEEFSELTVLIPGVTLTSSSAILYFLLSIPIVLVIHEGAHGIVATLEKIRIKTGGFAIFIAMFAGFVEPDDEEFNKAKKISKLRVIGAGATSNVIFALVLGAILLTNPFFAIVVPEPIRSTFYETPQGVNILGIMPGGGAEKAGLQINDVITSINGISVVTPLDFTKVKLVPGEIAKVTVLRDGVSIDHQVEVMPSPDDPTKGLIGITRDNSISYKPIYNFIEWKSPELSMFLLWLWMISFFIGIINMLPLPILDGGKFIHSIIDKKLSDSMVNRTMWAIYGFTFALFGLNIALSYLKSGWFTI, via the coding sequence ATGGCTTGGGGAATCATACTTGGATTAACCAAAGCACTCAAGCTGGAAAAGCACGGATTTGAGGTAAAACCGTACAGCCTGACATACAAGAACACTCAGGTTCAGGTAGCACTTACCAAGATGCTCGGCAGAACTAGGCGAGGCATACGTGTGTTTGCCGATGTAAGTGTGGTTGCAGGTTTTATCATGATGGGTTTTGGATTTTGGTTTTTGATAGACAATGTAACTAAATTCTTTGACAAGCCGGAAGAATTCTCAGAGCTTACAGTGCTGATCCCAGGTGTCACACTGACATCGTCTTCTGCAATTTTGTATTTTCTGTTGTCAATTCCAATTGTACTGGTGATACATGAGGGGGCCCACGGCATAGTTGCAACTCTGGAAAAGATCCGAATCAAGACGGGTGGATTTGCCATATTCATTGCAATGTTTGCCGGATTCGTAGAACCAGACGATGAAGAATTCAACAAGGCAAAAAAGATCTCAAAGCTTCGAGTAATTGGTGCAGGAGCTACTTCAAATGTGATATTTGCACTGGTGCTTGGCGCCATTTTACTGACAAACCCGTTCTTTGCAATTGTTGTGCCAGAGCCAATACGAAGTACGTTCTATGAGACCCCGCAAGGAGTAAACATACTGGGCATAATGCCTGGCGGAGGTGCAGAAAAGGCAGGACTACAAATCAATGATGTCATAACATCAATTAACGGCATTTCGGTGGTAACGCCTCTTGATTTTACCAAGGTAAAGCTTGTACCGGGAGAGATTGCCAAGGTCACAGTACTTCGAGACGGAGTCAGCATCGATCACCAAGTAGAGGTAATGCCTTCTCCTGATGATCCCACCAAGGGTTTGATAGGGATAACACGCGACAATTCCATATCATACAAGCCAATCTACAACTTCATAGAATGGAAGAGTCCTGAGCTGTCAATGTTTTTGCTGTGGCTTTGGATGATCTCATTTTTCATAGGAATAATCAACATGCTTCCATTGCCAATCCTTGATGGCGGCAAGTTCATCCACAGCATAATTGACAAAAAGCTTTCAGATTCAATGGTAAATCGCACAATGTGGGCAATCTACGGCTTTACCTTTGCCTTGTTTGGCCTAAACATCGCGCTATCATATCTAAAATCAGGCTGGTTTACAATCTAG
- a CDS encoding secondary thiamine-phosphate synthase enzyme YjbQ: MKSLTEYLTFNTKKRLEFVHITPQVRQLVKKSGIKEGLCLVNAMHISASVFINDNESGLHKDYAKWLEKLAPHDPVNQYQHNDTGEDNADAHLKRQIMGREVVIAITNGDLDFGPWEQIFYGEFDGMRPKRVLVKIIGE; encoded by the coding sequence ATGAAATCCCTAACCGAATATCTGACATTTAACACAAAAAAGAGACTAGAATTTGTACATATTACACCACAGGTGCGTCAACTAGTCAAAAAAAGCGGAATCAAAGAAGGCCTATGTCTTGTCAATGCAATGCATATTTCCGCAAGTGTTTTCATCAACGACAACGAATCCGGTCTTCACAAAGACTATGCAAAATGGCTGGAAAAACTAGCACCACATGATCCAGTAAACCAATACCAACACAATGACACAGGAGAAGACAATGCAGATGCACACCTAAAGCGACAGATCATGGGGCGCGAAGTCGTAATAGCAATAACTAATGGCGATCTGGACTTTGGGCCTTGGGAACAAATTTTTTATGGAGAATTTGATGGGATGCGACCAAAGCGAGTTCTAGTCAAAATCATCGGAGAATAA
- a CDS encoding nucleotide sugar dehydrogenase: MTNSIMEMSSQELIQAIQSNNLKVCVIGVGRIGLPTALSFANSGLSTIGVDINSDLVASINSGEFPLKDEPGYDIIFENVMKEKNFSATTKIEEGVPKSDVILLSLPTPMDENNIPNYSALKSVGKQLHELLTPGSLVIVESTIEPGFVEDELISIIEGDGTRLKAGKNFGIGVCPETANPGQILNDFERLPRLVGAIDDRIANIITKIYRHVFTVDLIPMPDCKTANAVKLTTNVFRDINIAFVNELAILFEKIGVDIMKVLEAAKTKYNFQVHYPGAGVGGPCLPVNSYQMLNLAKRVNGNLNIVKAGRIANESMPDHVIGLLNDGFLEANKSIKGSEILILGISYKPDVKDIQLSPAKHIVEKLLAGEAKVKIYDPYYKSTNVYGIHTESNFVDALKNTDAIVIVTAHKEFHDLEPIFLATRMRTPILVDSRGVVDRHAAKKANLIFRGLGRGKI, from the coding sequence ATGACCAATTCAATAATGGAGATGAGTTCACAGGAGCTTATTCAAGCGATTCAGAGCAACAATCTCAAGGTTTGTGTTATTGGTGTGGGGAGAATTGGATTGCCTACTGCACTATCCTTTGCAAATTCTGGCCTCTCAACAATTGGAGTGGATATCAATTCAGACCTAGTTGCCTCCATTAACTCGGGTGAATTTCCCCTTAAAGATGAGCCTGGTTATGACATAATATTTGAAAATGTAATGAAAGAAAAAAATTTTTCTGCAACTACGAAGATCGAGGAAGGTGTTCCAAAATCTGACGTGATACTATTATCACTTCCAACCCCAATGGATGAAAACAACATTCCTAATTATTCTGCATTGAAATCTGTAGGCAAACAACTACATGAACTGCTTACTCCCGGATCACTTGTTATTGTAGAAAGTACAATAGAACCGGGATTTGTGGAAGATGAACTGATCTCTATAATAGAAGGGGATGGAACCAGACTGAAAGCAGGAAAGAACTTTGGAATAGGAGTATGTCCTGAAACTGCAAACCCAGGACAAATTCTTAATGATTTTGAAAGATTGCCAAGACTTGTAGGTGCAATTGATGATAGAATTGCCAACATCATTACAAAGATCTATAGGCATGTGTTCACTGTTGATCTAATTCCGATGCCTGATTGTAAGACTGCTAATGCAGTAAAGCTTACCACGAATGTTTTTCGTGACATTAACATTGCTTTTGTAAATGAGCTCGCGATATTGTTTGAAAAAATAGGCGTCGATATTATGAAAGTACTCGAAGCTGCAAAAACAAAATACAATTTTCAAGTTCATTATCCTGGAGCGGGAGTAGGTGGGCCATGTCTTCCAGTTAATTCTTACCAAATGCTTAATCTTGCAAAACGTGTTAATGGAAATCTAAATATTGTTAAAGCTGGTCGTATTGCTAACGAATCGATGCCTGATCATGTAATAGGCCTACTAAATGATGGATTTTTAGAGGCCAATAAGAGCATCAAAGGTTCAGAAATACTAATCCTTGGCATATCGTACAAACCGGATGTAAAAGATATCCAGCTAAGCCCTGCGAAACATATCGTAGAAAAATTGCTTGCGGGTGAGGCCAAAGTAAAAATCTATGATCCGTATTACAAATCTACAAACGTATATGGAATACACACAGAAAGTAATTTTGTTGATGCATTAAAAAATACTGATGCTATAGTTATAGTGACTGCACATAAAGAATTTCATGATTTGGAACCAATATTTTTAGCTACAAGAATGAGAACTCCTATACTTGTTGACTCTAGGGGTGTAGTGGATAGACATGCAGCAAAAAAAGCAAATCTGATATTTAGAGGATTAGGCCGTGGTAAGATCTAG
- the tes gene encoding tetraether lipid synthase Tes, producing MSLIQLSRNSTKTLGKKSTIRFTQSICPDCNMILDAEVFERDGRVFMSKTCPTHGECEELYFGSYEMYKKFSTYWADGKGAHAPNVMIEKCSCPNNCGLCSNHLSHSGLANMIVTNRCDLTCWYCFFYVKKGLEGAYMYEPSHDQVRAMMKTLKAERPIPGNSIQITGGEPMLRDDITDIIKIMKQEGVDHVQMNTNGIRHAMDPEAAREVRLAGCNNLYLSFDGVTARTNPKNHWEIPYALDSCRKTGTTVVFVPTVIKSINDHELGGIIRYAQKNMDVVHAVNFQPVSLTGRMGKAEREKYRITIPDCIQRIEEQTNGEVTVDDWFPVPSCMPLTNVIEAFSSKPKYELSIHFACGAGTYVFEDAETKKFVPLPRFADIQGMLELFEDKAEEIRSGKNKYFTMLEVVRKLSSFVDKKKQPAGLDLAKMFGNILMKRSFDAVGSWHVKGLFLGMMHFQDKYNEDLERLQRCDIHYLTPDLRIIPFCAFNVIPEWYRDRIQKKYSITVEEWEQREGVKLEDGLYRGLMRRGKGDELAAGCAKSQMMHAASQALV from the coding sequence ATGTCGCTAATTCAGCTCTCAAGAAACTCGACAAAGACGCTTGGAAAGAAATCCACAATCAGATTCACCCAGAGCATCTGCCCTGACTGTAACATGATTCTGGATGCAGAGGTCTTTGAGCGAGACGGACGCGTCTTTATGAGCAAAACATGCCCAACACATGGCGAATGTGAAGAATTGTACTTTGGTTCCTATGAAATGTACAAAAAATTCAGCACCTATTGGGCTGACGGCAAGGGCGCACATGCACCAAACGTAATGATCGAGAAATGTTCTTGCCCGAATAACTGCGGTTTATGTTCAAATCACCTATCACACAGCGGTCTTGCAAACATGATCGTAACCAACAGGTGTGACCTGACATGCTGGTACTGCTTCTTTTACGTAAAGAAGGGCCTTGAAGGAGCATACATGTACGAGCCGTCACACGACCAAGTTCGTGCAATGATGAAGACCCTAAAGGCAGAGCGACCAATTCCGGGCAACTCTATCCAAATCACTGGCGGTGAGCCAATGCTGCGAGATGACATTACCGATATTATCAAAATAATGAAACAAGAAGGTGTTGACCATGTCCAGATGAATACAAACGGCATCAGACATGCAATGGACCCAGAAGCGGCAAGAGAGGTAAGACTGGCAGGCTGCAATAACCTGTACCTGAGCTTTGACGGTGTCACTGCAAGAACAAATCCAAAGAACCACTGGGAGATCCCATATGCTCTGGATAGCTGCAGAAAGACAGGCACAACAGTAGTTTTTGTTCCGACAGTTATCAAATCAATCAACGACCATGAACTAGGCGGTATCATTCGATATGCCCAAAAGAACATGGACGTAGTTCACGCAGTAAACTTCCAACCAGTATCACTAACTGGTAGAATGGGTAAAGCAGAACGTGAAAAATACAGAATCACCATTCCTGATTGCATCCAAAGAATCGAAGAGCAGACAAATGGCGAGGTTACAGTTGATGACTGGTTCCCAGTTCCAAGCTGCATGCCGTTGACTAACGTAATTGAGGCATTCTCTAGCAAACCAAAATACGAATTATCAATTCATTTTGCATGTGGTGCAGGCACCTATGTCTTCGAAGACGCAGAGACAAAGAAATTCGTCCCACTGCCAAGATTTGCAGACATTCAAGGAATGTTGGAATTATTCGAAGACAAAGCAGAAGAAATCCGTTCTGGTAAAAACAAGTACTTTACCATGCTAGAGGTTGTAAGAAAGCTTTCTAGTTTCGTTGACAAAAAGAAGCAACCAGCAGGCCTAGACTTGGCAAAGATGTTTGGCAATATTCTAATGAAGAGATCATTTGATGCAGTAGGCTCTTGGCACGTCAAGGGATTATTCTTGGGCATGATGCACTTTCAAGACAAGTACAATGAAGACCTAGAAAGACTACAAAGATGTGATATACACTATTTGACTCCAGATCTTAGAATCATTCCATTCTGCGCATTCAATGTCATTCCAGAATGGTACAGGGACAGAATCCAAAAGAAATATTCCATTACAGTGGAAGAATGGGAGCAAAGAGAAGGTGTCAAACTAGAAGACGGCTTGTATAGAGGCCTAATGAGAAGAGGAAAAGGAGACGAGCTCGCAGCTGGTTGTGCAAAAAGCCAGATGATGCATGCAGCATCTCAAGCATTAGTGTAA
- a CDS encoding glycosyltransferase family 4 protein: MKLLFISPRYSGGIGGHAAMLADQLRKHGFHVDFLDPPKIPIKNFKNPSFVVTSSISSFFKGSYDIVHAFNVPSAFAMRTACAKKRVLSIHGVFSDQVNILHSSALGKVAKTTEESALRWANMLTTDSKITQKAYKEKLGLDFEYLPSPIDTEKLDDIPDTEKKDNQVIYAGRDSYEKGIDILRRIESQIKGNVVYCIDFPWQKAMSTLKSSRVLVVPSRMESLPTVIKEAFYLKIPVIATNVGGIPELVTNKKTGILVPPEEPQTLLSEINSLLDDSEQIKKLTDAAFDFVNKNMTWTIWLPKYIEFYKKLLK; the protein is encoded by the coding sequence TTGAAACTACTTTTCATTTCTCCAAGGTATTCTGGTGGTATAGGTGGCCATGCAGCTATGCTTGCAGACCAACTACGAAAACATGGATTTCATGTTGATTTTCTTGATCCTCCAAAAATTCCAATTAAAAATTTTAAAAATCCAAGCTTTGTAGTTACCAGCTCCATCTCGAGTTTCTTTAAGGGTAGTTATGATATAGTGCATGCGTTCAATGTGCCGTCTGCTTTTGCGATGCGGACAGCATGTGCAAAAAAAAGAGTACTCTCAATTCATGGTGTTTTCAGTGATCAGGTAAACATTCTACATTCAAGTGCTCTGGGAAAAGTTGCCAAAACCACCGAAGAAAGCGCTCTCAGATGGGCAAACATGCTAACAACTGACTCAAAAATCACACAAAAAGCCTACAAAGAAAAACTAGGACTGGATTTCGAGTATCTACCAAGCCCAATTGATACGGAAAAACTAGATGATATTCCAGACACAGAAAAAAAAGACAACCAAGTTATCTATGCTGGCAGAGATAGTTACGAGAAAGGAATTGATATTCTTCGCAGAATAGAATCACAAATCAAAGGCAATGTCGTTTATTGTATAGACTTTCCTTGGCAAAAGGCAATGTCCACACTCAAATCCTCAAGAGTATTGGTTGTACCGTCAAGAATGGAAAGTTTACCTACTGTAATCAAAGAGGCATTTTATCTGAAAATCCCTGTCATTGCAACAAATGTTGGTGGAATACCAGAACTAGTCACTAACAAAAAAACAGGCATTCTAGTTCCACCAGAAGAACCTCAAACATTATTGTCTGAAATCAACTCGTTATTAGACGATTCAGAGCAAATAAAAAAACTGACTGATGCTGCATTTGACTTTGTAAACAAAAACATGACATGGACTATCTGGCTTCCAAAATATATTGAATTTTATAAAAAACTCTTAAAATAA
- a CDS encoding metal-dependent transcriptional regulator, whose amino-acid sequence MDSINDEILFVGTAEAEHVEMYLKAIWHIKERNEPVKISTIAKMLNVRQPSVVQMLKKLNEQNLVNYSKAGVSLTEGGEKVGSSMMRNSRLLEVLMDSALKVEIDEEMVCGIEHHMSKQFTDALCTMLKHPRKCPHGHAIPPGSCCSA is encoded by the coding sequence ATGGATTCGATAAATGATGAGATACTGTTCGTTGGAACTGCCGAAGCAGAACATGTGGAGATGTACCTAAAAGCAATCTGGCACATCAAGGAGAGAAACGAGCCAGTCAAGATTAGTACAATTGCCAAGATGCTAAATGTCAGACAGCCAAGCGTAGTCCAGATGTTAAAAAAGCTAAATGAGCAGAATCTGGTAAATTACAGCAAGGCAGGTGTATCTCTGACAGAGGGCGGAGAAAAGGTAGGTTCTAGCATGATGCGAAACAGTAGACTGCTTGAGGTCCTTATGGATAGCGCGCTAAAGGTCGAAATCGATGAGGAAATGGTCTGTGGAATAGAACACCACATGAGCAAGCAATTCACAGACGCATTATGCACAATGCTAAAGCATCCACGCAAGTGCCCACACGGACATGCTATTCCACCAGGCTCTTGCTGCTCTGCGTAA
- a CDS encoding pelota family protein: MITKIIDDSTVSFLVEEPDDLLVLRRIIKNQDTIISDTTRVIKQDKDYSRPDRGERIKIRIALEVEKIALDAVFDKLRIHGTITESTNEAVSKGLHHSILVRIGDSFNVVKKKWQPLELKLIKTKDESLGFVLVAIDRGDCGIGKLKGTHLELMQNMYSGSSGKQYKTSFNIQTFFESVAKALNTTLRENDSLVIFGPGETKRQFANFLAKSPISKAHKIEIVDGIDSGGEDGIYTFIKSKVMQQILSQSKLAKVSSILEEIMIRANNKSRKFTMGFEETKKANDLGAVESLVFSEKIIQTHDENQIIQFLNDVESKGVKVYALDASTDIGLQVSGLGGIVSLLRFAVDV; the protein is encoded by the coding sequence ATGATTACAAAGATTATCGATGACAGTACTGTGTCGTTTTTAGTCGAAGAACCAGATGATTTGCTGGTATTGCGCAGAATTATAAAAAATCAGGATACCATAATCTCAGACACTACACGCGTAATAAAACAGGACAAGGATTATTCTAGGCCCGACAGAGGTGAGCGAATCAAGATTCGCATAGCACTGGAGGTTGAGAAAATAGCGCTGGATGCAGTTTTTGACAAACTGCGAATCCATGGCACCATTACAGAATCAACAAATGAGGCAGTATCAAAAGGACTTCATCATTCAATTCTGGTAAGAATTGGGGATTCGTTTAACGTTGTAAAAAAGAAATGGCAGCCGCTTGAGCTAAAACTGATAAAGACGAAGGACGAAAGTCTTGGGTTTGTCTTGGTTGCAATAGACAGGGGAGACTGCGGAATAGGCAAGCTAAAAGGGACTCACTTGGAGCTGATGCAAAACATGTATTCTGGCTCCAGTGGAAAACAATACAAGACTAGCTTCAACATTCAGACATTTTTTGAAAGTGTCGCAAAGGCGCTAAACACAACACTCAGAGAAAACGACAGTCTAGTGATTTTTGGCCCTGGTGAAACAAAAAGACAGTTTGCCAACTTTTTGGCAAAAAGCCCCATCTCAAAGGCCCACAAAATAGAGATAGTTGACGGAATCGATTCTGGAGGAGAAGATGGGATTTACACGTTTATCAAGTCAAAGGTAATGCAACAAATACTGAGCCAGAGCAAGCTTGCCAAGGTCTCATCCATACTAGAAGAAATAATGATCAGGGCAAACAACAAGAGTAGAAAATTCACAATGGGTTTTGAGGAGACAAAAAAGGCAAACGACCTTGGCGCAGTAGAATCGCTGGTTTTCTCAGAGAAAATAATCCAGACTCATGATGAAAACCAAATAATACAGTTCCTAAACGATGTTGAGTCCAAGGGAGTCAAAGTCTACGCATTGGATGCGTCAACAGACATAGGCCTCCAAGTATCCGGCCTTGGTGGAATTGTATCCCTTCTTAGATTTGCAGTGGATGTCTAG
- a CDS encoding asparagine synthase C-terminal domain-containing protein — protein MVRSRVNPKLIKHILTLRYSTEIKSKIPKLSWKDFVEKEQNISADQVEKIIISYVKDNIENSARNKIALALSGGIDSTLVLSSLIRAVPNVKIKTLSVKFAESFDETKQSSKLAERLGVDNQIIFVSNYLKNLPAAISIVKLPIWDLHWYHVAKKASSISKFIVSGDGGDELFGGYTFRYKKFLSLIKKNTTKQNKILSYLKCHERDWVTDQPRVFGKNSNFSWKEIYNVIEPYFGNPLNPLNQVFLADFNGKLRHNFSVVNTAINKHFGIKTLTPLLSEEMISYATHIPSNMKYDKQSKTGKIILRQIIKKENLERFVSQGKQGFSIDTVNLWKSYGKEICDYYLYDARIIQDGWINREWIRKKLKIKDTDARTVNKLYGLLAFEIWYKLFITKELKHSTRLV, from the coding sequence GTGGTAAGATCTAGAGTAAACCCGAAATTAATCAAACATATTCTGACATTACGATACTCGACTGAAATCAAATCAAAAATTCCGAAGTTATCTTGGAAAGATTTCGTTGAAAAAGAGCAGAACATATCTGCTGATCAGGTAGAAAAAATAATCATTAGTTATGTAAAAGATAACATCGAAAATTCTGCTAGAAATAAAATCGCATTGGCGTTGAGTGGTGGAATAGATTCAACATTAGTTTTAAGCTCTTTAATCAGGGCTGTACCAAATGTGAAAATAAAGACCCTGTCTGTAAAATTTGCTGAAAGTTTTGATGAGACAAAACAATCCTCTAAACTTGCAGAAAGATTAGGCGTTGATAATCAAATTATTTTCGTATCGAATTATCTTAAAAACTTGCCAGCAGCAATAAGTATAGTAAAACTTCCCATATGGGATTTACATTGGTATCATGTGGCAAAAAAAGCAAGCTCTATTTCCAAATTCATAGTGTCTGGAGATGGTGGAGATGAACTATTTGGAGGCTACACATTCCGTTACAAAAAATTCCTCTCATTGATTAAAAAAAATACAACTAAACAGAACAAAATTCTATCCTATTTAAAATGTCATGAACGTGATTGGGTTACGGATCAGCCAAGAGTTTTTGGTAAAAACTCGAACTTCTCATGGAAAGAAATCTATAATGTCATAGAACCATACTTTGGCAATCCATTAAATCCACTAAATCAAGTATTCCTAGCTGATTTTAACGGTAAATTAAGACATAATTTCTCAGTAGTAAACACAGCAATTAACAAACATTTTGGGATTAAAACATTAACACCATTGCTGTCAGAAGAAATGATCTCATATGCTACCCATATTCCATCAAATATGAAATACGATAAACAGAGCAAAACTGGCAAGATCATATTACGACAAATAATTAAGAAAGAAAACTTGGAAAGATTTGTTTCACAAGGAAAACAAGGATTCTCTATAGATACTGTAAATCTATGGAAGTCATATGGTAAAGAAATCTGCGACTATTATCTTTATGATGCTAGAATTATACAAGATGGCTGGATCAATAGAGAATGGATAAGAAAAAAATTGAAAATAAAAGATACTGATGCAAGAACTGTTAACAAATTATATGGACTGTTAGCATTTGAAATCTGGTATAAATTGTTTATCACTAAAGAATTGAAACATTCAACAAGACTTGTTTAA